In a genomic window of Dyadobacter fermentans DSM 18053:
- a CDS encoding TrmH family RNA methyltransferase: protein MLSKNRIKYINSLKIKKYRQLHGAFMVEGAKSVLELLDSDFEIEFVLVTPEFQQKYSSILTRHNVSVETVTAQELEGLGSFQTNDSSLAVAKTKENAFLSPAAKEYILMLDDVRDPGNLGTIIRIADWYGITKIVCSRDTTDIYNPKVIAAAKGSFTRVNLYYTDLIQYFEEIKDTGRQVIGAFLGGDSLYEFEYPADGGIIIMGNESNGISEQVEQFVTNKIMIPRFGAAESLNVGIATAVMLDNMRRQVPL, encoded by the coding sequence ATGTTGTCAAAAAATCGTATCAAGTATATCAACTCACTCAAAATCAAGAAGTACCGGCAGCTGCACGGGGCATTTATGGTGGAAGGCGCCAAAAGTGTGCTGGAATTGCTTGACTCTGATTTTGAAATCGAGTTTGTACTGGTAACACCGGAATTTCAGCAAAAATACTCAAGTATTTTAACCCGCCATAACGTGTCCGTCGAAACGGTTACTGCGCAGGAGCTGGAAGGGCTGGGATCTTTCCAGACCAACGATTCGTCTTTGGCTGTGGCTAAAACGAAGGAGAATGCGTTTTTGTCTCCGGCTGCGAAGGAATATATACTGATGCTGGACGACGTCCGCGACCCGGGAAACCTGGGCACGATCATCCGCATCGCCGACTGGTACGGCATCACCAAAATCGTCTGTTCCCGCGATACGACCGACATTTACAATCCGAAAGTAATCGCCGCCGCCAAAGGCTCTTTCACCCGCGTAAACCTCTATTACACCGATTTGATCCAATATTTTGAAGAAATAAAAGACACGGGCCGCCAGGTAATCGGCGCATTTCTCGGAGGCGATTCGCTATATGAATTTGAGTACCCGGCCGATGGCGGAATCATCATCATGGGCAACGAATCCAATGGGATTAGCGAGCAGGTTGAGCAATTTGTGACCAACAAAATCATGATCCCGCGCTTCGGAGCGGCGGAATCGCTGAATGTCGGCATTGCGACGGCCGTAATGCTCGATAATATGCGCAGGCAGGTGCCGCTCTGA
- the tamL gene encoding translocation and assembly module lipoprotein TamL encodes MIFLVLTGLFSCAPKPTSKGFLLGNSSIKGNRIVPDSELDALIPQRPNRRLLGFPIFPYVGLYRFGELFYNREERQRKVIEVTQNYQKESQEFADSPRKLERIQRRYAKKLEKAQVRATQGNFWMRVLGEAPVYYSRADVVQNAEKMQKYLYNNGFFDAKVAFDPDTIFKRIRVNYLVTENRATMIRNLHYQINNELADSLIKADSKNAALQIRKRYDGDAFEEERIRIETLLRNEGFMGFSRQNISYVVNDTITNRLTDSLFKSVDVKVRVDMPAPANKRYSVHSVNFEVLPPAGIPDSVFRKDTSMFAGIQYVFSDKKFSRKVLDTKMQLRPQTWYSQKKERDTQQQLSLTDQFRFVNYSYTLDSTGQGINSYFKAIPLDKYQISTDLGLNVIQLQGTPGPFANLSYKIRNVFNGMENFETNIRGGIELVPNFVGDRQIYKSEEIGVSASLTFPRLLTPQNLFKRQTANNNPRTQLSLGYNYVNRPEYTRTNVKINTNYSWQPTPTTLFNVSLVDLNILNTTYLRSDFDSLLQVLKDQGNNLIYSFNRSFVSDLNASFVYNTNSLVGPPKNAHYFRIALESGGTSLNILPRQKELIRNVFGSDLQFYKYFRWNADYRRYWATGRRSSFVARVNAGAIYSYGDSTRVPPYEKYFFAGGSNSLRAWLPRRLGPGSSPPVTYNNLSIESPGELLLEGNLEWRGFLAKFFGDINYALFVDVGNVWRLGNATSDDQKFRPEKLLSEMAVGTGFGIRYDLSFFILRFDFGVKVYDPALQRFVLDELRLKHLFRRTEANSLNINLGVGYPF; translated from the coding sequence TTGATTTTCCTGGTTCTCACGGGATTATTTTCCTGCGCCCCCAAACCTACCTCGAAAGGCTTTCTGCTCGGCAATTCCTCCATCAAGGGAAATCGCATCGTCCCCGATTCGGAGCTGGACGCATTGATTCCGCAGCGGCCCAACCGCCGCCTGCTTGGTTTCCCGATCTTCCCGTATGTGGGCCTCTACCGTTTCGGAGAGCTGTTTTACAACCGGGAGGAACGACAACGCAAGGTGATTGAGGTGACACAAAATTATCAGAAAGAATCCCAGGAATTTGCAGATTCTCCCCGAAAGCTCGAAAGAATCCAGCGCCGCTACGCGAAAAAGCTTGAAAAAGCACAGGTTCGGGCCACGCAGGGCAACTTCTGGATGCGCGTGCTGGGCGAAGCGCCCGTGTATTACAGCCGTGCCGACGTGGTGCAGAATGCCGAGAAAATGCAGAAGTATCTTTATAACAATGGCTTTTTCGACGCAAAAGTGGCATTTGATCCCGACACGATATTCAAGCGAATCCGGGTCAATTACCTCGTCACCGAAAACCGGGCGACGATGATCCGCAACCTGCATTACCAGATCAACAACGAGCTGGCCGACAGCCTTATAAAAGCCGACTCGAAAAATGCCGCATTGCAAATCCGGAAACGCTACGACGGCGACGCGTTTGAAGAAGAGCGCATCCGCATTGAAACCCTGTTGCGGAATGAGGGCTTTATGGGCTTCTCGCGGCAGAATATCAGCTATGTTGTGAACGATACGATTACCAACAGGCTTACCGACAGCCTGTTCAAGTCGGTGGACGTGAAGGTGCGGGTGGATATGCCGGCACCCGCGAATAAGCGCTATTCCGTCCATTCGGTCAATTTTGAGGTGCTCCCGCCGGCCGGGATACCGGATTCAGTTTTCCGGAAAGACACCAGCATGTTCGCAGGTATTCAATATGTGTTTTCGGATAAAAAATTCTCGCGAAAAGTGCTGGATACCAAAATGCAGCTTCGCCCCCAAACCTGGTACAGCCAGAAAAAGGAACGCGATACGCAGCAGCAATTATCGCTCACAGATCAGTTCCGATTTGTGAATTACAGTTACACGCTCGATTCCACCGGCCAGGGAATCAACAGTTACTTCAAAGCCATTCCGCTCGATAAGTACCAGATTTCCACGGACCTCGGCTTGAATGTGATCCAGTTACAGGGCACGCCGGGGCCATTCGCCAACTTGTCTTACAAGATCCGCAATGTGTTCAATGGCATGGAAAACTTCGAAACCAACATTCGGGGCGGCATTGAGCTGGTGCCCAATTTTGTAGGTGACCGGCAGATTTATAAGAGTGAGGAAATCGGTGTGAGTGCGTCGCTTACATTTCCGCGGTTGCTCACACCGCAGAATTTATTTAAACGGCAGACGGCTAACAACAACCCGCGCACACAGCTGAGCCTAGGGTATAACTATGTCAACAGACCTGAGTATACCCGTACCAATGTAAAAATCAACACCAACTATTCATGGCAGCCCACTCCTACCACACTTTTTAATGTATCGCTGGTTGACCTCAACATCCTGAATACCACCTACCTCCGCTCCGACTTCGACTCCCTTCTTCAGGTACTTAAAGATCAGGGCAACAACCTGATTTACAGCTTTAACCGATCGTTCGTATCCGATCTTAATGCCAGTTTTGTTTACAATACCAATTCACTCGTAGGGCCGCCCAAAAACGCCCATTACTTCCGCATTGCCCTCGAATCCGGCGGTACGTCACTGAATATACTGCCCAGGCAAAAAGAGCTGATCCGCAATGTGTTCGGTAGTGATCTTCAATTTTATAAATACTTTCGCTGGAATGCCGACTACCGGCGCTATTGGGCCACGGGCAGGCGGTCGTCTTTTGTGGCGCGCGTGAATGCAGGTGCTATTTACAGCTACGGCGATAGCACCAGGGTGCCGCCTTACGAGAAGTATTTCTTTGCCGGAGGATCAAACAGCTTGCGCGCCTGGCTGCCACGCCGGCTCGGGCCGGGCTCATCGCCACCGGTGACTTACAATAACCTATCTATCGAGTCGCCAGGAGAGCTCCTTCTCGAAGGTAACCTCGAATGGCGGGGGTTTCTGGCCAAATTCTTCGGTGATATTAACTATGCGTTGTTTGTGGATGTCGGTAATGTCTGGCGGCTGGGCAATGCTACTTCGGATGATCAGAAGTTCAGGCCGGAAAAACTCCTGAGCGAGATGGCCGTAGGAACCGGTTTCGGTATCCGTTATGACCTATCATTCTTCATTCTCCGCTTCGACTTCGGTGTGAAAGTGTATGATCCGGCATTGCAAAGGTTCGTGCTCGACGAACTTCGCTTGAAGCACCTTTTTAGACGCACTGAGGCCAATTCGCTGAATATCAACCTGGGCGTCGGGTATCCGTTCTGA
- the miaB gene encoding tRNA (N6-isopentenyl adenosine(37)-C2)-methylthiotransferase MiaB, which yields MEHRIADSLKILTEADKEACETVRVSENEPLSGKKRLFIESYGCQMNFSDSEIVASVMRDAGFATTSDVNDADLIFLNTCAIRDNAEQKVRNRLKQLNFLKKNKPGMLIGVLGCMAERLKTKFLEEEKMVDIVTGPDAYRDLPRLVDEAETGQKGVNVFLSREETYADISPIRLNSNGVTAFISIMRGCDNMCSFCVVPFTRGRERSRDPYSIVKEAEDLFRDGYREVTLLGQNVDSYKWKPEATAEGGLTGETIVNFAHLLEMVAKVSPELRIRFSTSHPKDITDEVLYTMKKYDNICKYIHLPAQSGNTRVLEIMNRTYTREWYMERIDAIRRILGDECGISQDMIAGFCTETEEEHRDTLSLMEYAKFDFGFMFAYSERPGTLAAKKFKDDIPEDVKKRRLAEIIEVQQRLSLARNQQLVGTIQRVLIEGTSKRSDDDLSGRNDQNKKVVFPRENFEKGQYVDVLITECTTVTLLGHVVQPEPVLR from the coding sequence ATGGAGCATAGAATTGCAGATTCATTAAAAATATTGACCGAGGCGGACAAGGAAGCGTGTGAAACCGTGCGCGTATCGGAAAACGAACCGCTTTCAGGAAAAAAAAGGCTTTTTATCGAAAGCTACGGTTGCCAGATGAATTTTTCGGACAGTGAAATCGTGGCTTCCGTCATGCGCGATGCCGGTTTTGCAACCACTTCCGACGTGAATGACGCCGACCTCATCTTCCTGAACACCTGCGCGATCCGTGACAATGCGGAGCAAAAGGTGCGGAACCGCTTGAAACAGCTCAATTTTCTTAAGAAAAATAAACCGGGAATGCTGATCGGCGTGCTGGGCTGCATGGCCGAGCGCCTCAAAACCAAATTCCTGGAAGAAGAAAAAATGGTCGATATCGTGACCGGCCCCGACGCTTACCGCGATTTACCGAGGCTTGTAGACGAAGCCGAAACCGGCCAGAAAGGCGTGAATGTTTTCCTTTCCCGTGAAGAAACCTACGCCGACATTTCCCCTATCCGACTGAATTCCAATGGCGTAACCGCATTCATTTCGATCATGCGCGGTTGCGATAACATGTGCAGCTTCTGCGTGGTGCCTTTCACTCGCGGACGTGAGCGCAGCCGCGACCCCTATTCGATCGTCAAAGAGGCCGAAGACCTTTTCCGCGACGGCTACCGTGAAGTGACGCTGCTCGGACAGAATGTGGACAGCTACAAATGGAAACCGGAGGCAACCGCAGAAGGTGGATTAACAGGCGAAACCATTGTGAACTTTGCCCATTTGCTCGAAATGGTAGCCAAAGTAAGCCCCGAGCTGCGCATCCGTTTCAGCACATCGCACCCAAAAGACATTACCGACGAGGTGTTGTATACCATGAAAAAGTATGACAACATCTGCAAATACATTCACTTACCCGCGCAAAGCGGCAATACCCGCGTGCTGGAAATCATGAACCGCACCTACACCCGCGAATGGTACATGGAACGGATCGACGCGATCCGCCGGATCCTGGGCGACGAATGCGGTATTTCGCAGGATATGATTGCCGGATTTTGCACGGAAACAGAGGAAGAGCACCGCGATACCCTCTCGCTGATGGAATACGCGAAGTTCGACTTCGGATTCATGTTCGCCTACTCGGAACGGCCGGGTACGCTTGCGGCGAAGAAATTCAAGGATGATATTCCCGAAGACGTCAAGAAGAGAAGGCTTGCGGAAATCATCGAGGTGCAGCAGCGCCTTTCGCTCGCCCGTAACCAGCAGTTGGTAGGCACCATTCAGCGCGTGCTCATTGAAGGAACCTCGAAACGTTCCGACGACGACCTCAGCGGCCGCAATGACCAGAACAAGAAGGTCGTATTCCCGCGCGAAAACTTTGAGAAGGGCCAGTATGTGGACGTACTGATCACCGAATGCACCACCGTAACGCTGCTGGGCCACGTGGTACAGCCCGAGCCGGTATTGCGATAA
- a CDS encoding pyridoxal phosphate-dependent aminotransferase yields MEFLKSDRLNHLKYEIRGATYQKALELESQGYKIHNLNIGNPAPFGFDSPDEIVHDIIMNIRNAQGYSDSRGLFAARKAIMHYTQTIGIQDVEINDIFIGNGVSELILLSMQALLNPGDEILVPSPDYPLWTAAISLSGGTPVHYICDEQADWNPDLDDLEKKITSRTKGIVIINPNNPTGAVYDKEVLARIARIAEEHGLIIFSDEIYDKILYDGAVHHPMGSFVNDTLCISYGGLSKNYRSAGFRGGWMILSGAKQKAKSYAEGLLLLASMRLCANVPTQYAIQTALGGYQSIKEHVVPAGRLYKQMNLVYDRLTSIPGITCVKPKGSLYVFPKIDLKKFGFKADDQFVYELLSDQKVLVVAGTGFNYHLDPHFRIVFLPTIDELNQAMDKLEFFLTNRRIMSTRTVEDMIA; encoded by the coding sequence ATGGAATTTCTAAAAAGCGACCGCCTGAATCATCTGAAATACGAGATCCGCGGGGCTACCTACCAGAAAGCGTTAGAGCTTGAAAGCCAGGGCTACAAAATCCATAACCTGAACATCGGTAACCCCGCACCGTTCGGTTTCGATTCGCCCGACGAGATCGTCCACGACATTATCATGAACATCCGCAATGCGCAAGGCTACTCGGATTCACGTGGATTGTTCGCGGCGCGTAAGGCAATCATGCACTACACGCAAACCATTGGTATTCAAGATGTTGAAATCAACGACATTTTCATCGGAAACGGCGTAAGCGAGCTGATCCTGCTCTCGATGCAAGCATTGCTCAACCCCGGCGACGAAATACTGGTACCCTCGCCCGACTACCCGCTCTGGACCGCGGCTATCTCACTCAGCGGCGGCACACCGGTACATTATATTTGCGACGAACAAGCCGATTGGAACCCCGATCTGGACGATCTGGAAAAGAAAATCACTTCGCGCACCAAGGGGATTGTAATCATTAATCCAAACAACCCGACAGGCGCCGTTTACGACAAGGAAGTCCTCGCCCGCATTGCACGCATTGCGGAAGAGCACGGGTTGATCATCTTCTCCGACGAGATTTACGACAAGATACTTTATGACGGGGCCGTTCACCATCCAATGGGCTCGTTTGTGAACGATACATTATGCATTTCCTACGGCGGATTGTCGAAAAACTACCGGTCGGCGGGCTTCCGCGGCGGGTGGATGATCCTCAGCGGCGCTAAACAGAAGGCCAAATCCTATGCCGAAGGCCTGCTGCTGCTCGCGAGCATGCGCCTTTGCGCGAACGTGCCTACGCAATACGCGATCCAGACGGCATTGGGCGGTTATCAAAGCATTAAAGAACACGTGGTGCCCGCCGGCCGGTTGTACAAGCAAATGAATCTCGTTTATGACAGGCTGACGTCCATTCCAGGCATCACCTGCGTGAAACCGAAGGGCTCCCTGTATGTTTTCCCAAAAATCGACCTGAAAAAATTCGGTTTTAAAGCTGACGATCAGTTTGTGTACGAGCTGCTTTCCGACCAGAAAGTGCTCGTTGTGGCGGGAACGGGCTTCAATTACCATCTGGACCCGCATTTCCGCATTGTGTTCCTGCCGACGATCGACGAGTTGAACCAGGCAATGGACAAGCTGGAATTTTTCCTGACCAACCGACGCATCATGTCCACGCGCACCGTTGAAGATATGATTGCGTAA
- the secG gene encoding preprotein translocase subunit SecG, with product MYLGLIILVAIVAVLLILVVLVQNSKGGGLSSEFSGAGTTQMFGVKKTTDLLEQITWGLASAVIIISLASYVMVGGSDSGAGINSINVERAQNAVVPGGKIAPAPAAEGAAPAAGEAPAGTTTPAGTATPADTTK from the coding sequence ATGTATTTGGGTTTAATTATTCTGGTTGCCATTGTTGCAGTATTGTTGATTTTGGTCGTTTTGGTCCAAAATTCAAAAGGAGGAGGGCTTTCAAGCGAGTTTAGCGGCGCAGGAACTACCCAAATGTTTGGTGTTAAAAAAACCACCGACCTGCTCGAACAGATCACGTGGGGCTTGGCTAGCGCGGTGATTATCATTTCACTCGCGTCATATGTGATGGTTGGCGGTTCTGATTCAGGTGCAGGCATCAACAGCATCAACGTGGAAAGAGCTCAAAATGCAGTGGTACCAGGCGGCAAAATCGCTCCTGCACCGGCTGCGGAAGGTGCGGCACCCGCTGCTGGCGAAGCTCCTGCGGGCACAACCACTCCCGCCGGAACTGCAACACCTGCCGATACAACGAAATAA
- a CDS encoding queuosine precursor transporter translates to MIQPDRTIQEAKRQRLFLLLCGIFLTNALIAEIIGGKIFSVETLLGIAPAQLPIGGQKLDFNMTAGVISWPIVFITSDIINEYFGRKGVKRISYLTSALIVYTFVIIYVATQLPPAQFWLDLNNTDAQGNKFNINDAFSKIFNQGLGIMIGSITAFLLGQLLDILVFSWLRKKTGGRYIWLRATGSTMFSQLVDSFVVIGIAFYVFGNWDLKLVFSVGTINYLYKGVVAILLTPLLYVAHYFIDNYLGKDYAEELSHQAAHES, encoded by the coding sequence ATGATCCAACCCGACAGAACCATTCAGGAGGCCAAACGCCAGCGGCTGTTCCTTCTCCTTTGCGGTATCTTTCTCACCAACGCGCTCATTGCGGAAATCATCGGCGGCAAAATATTTTCAGTGGAGACACTTTTGGGCATTGCCCCGGCGCAGCTGCCGATCGGCGGCCAGAAGCTGGATTTCAACATGACGGCGGGCGTAATCAGCTGGCCCATCGTGTTTATCACTTCCGACATTATCAACGAGTATTTCGGTCGCAAGGGCGTAAAAAGGATATCCTACCTTACTTCCGCGCTGATCGTGTACACGTTCGTGATCATTTACGTCGCCACGCAGCTTCCCCCCGCGCAATTCTGGCTGGACCTGAACAATACCGACGCGCAAGGCAATAAATTCAACATCAACGACGCCTTCTCGAAAATTTTCAACCAGGGATTAGGCATCATGATCGGCTCGATCACCGCGTTCCTGCTGGGCCAATTGCTCGACATCCTTGTTTTTTCATGGCTTCGCAAAAAAACCGGCGGCCGCTACATCTGGCTCCGCGCAACGGGTTCGACGATGTTCTCGCAGCTTGTCGACAGTTTCGTCGTGATCGGCATTGCATTCTACGTTTTCGGCAACTGGGATTTGAAACTGGTTTTCTCGGTAGGGACCATCAATTACCTCTACAAGGGCGTGGTGGCGATTCTGCTGACGCCGCTGCTGTATGTAGCGCACTATTTCATCGACAATTATCTCGGCAAAGACTACGCCGAAGAACTTTCGCATCAAGCCGCGCACGAATCGTAG
- a CDS encoding co-chaperone GroES encodes MSTLAEIQVNVQPLADRVLIEPAPAEEKTAFGIIIPDTAKEKPQRGTVLAVGPGKKDEPLTVKVGDTVLYGKYSGTELAYEGKDVLIMRESDIYAIVG; translated from the coding sequence ATGTCAACTTTAGCAGAAATACAAGTGAATGTACAACCGCTAGCTGACCGCGTTCTGATCGAACCTGCCCCAGCCGAAGAAAAAACAGCATTTGGTATCATTATCCCTGATACTGCAAAGGAAAAGCCGCAGCGTGGAACCGTATTGGCGGTAGGCCCCGGTAAAAAAGACGAGCCGCTTACAGTAAAAGTTGGAGATACCGTATTGTACGGTAAGTACTCAGGCACTGAATTGGCATACGAAGGAAAAGACGTCCTGATTATGCGCGAGTCGGATATCTACGCTATCGTAGGATAA
- a CDS encoding sigma-54 interaction domain-containing protein — protein MDSSEIQAIKNRFGIIGNSSGLNHAINVAVQVAATDLTVLITGESGSGKESFSKIIHSLSSRKHGPFIAINCGAIPEGTIDSELFGHEKGAFTGALDARKGYFETTNSGTIFLDEVGEMPLGTQARLLRVLENGEYIRVGSSKVLKTNVRVVAATNVNLLDAVNHGKFREDLYYRLNTVPIYVPPLRDRGEDILLLFRKFTNDFSERYRTKPVRLDAEARDLLIQYSFPGNIRQLKNIAEQITILETDKELPISIETLNHYLNPVQPSSRKALVPLRSGDDNATSFSERELLYKVLFDMRRDMTELKKLVRNVLENEKYGGDILKDHQELFSSLNNAEPVITTPTLEPARLLSPPPSRTVDLDRYSDERDEIEDVTHVTAEEESLSLEDKEKEMIIKALRKNNNKRKYAANALGISERTLYRKIKQYDIEE, from the coding sequence ATGGATTCATCGGAAATACAAGCCATAAAAAACCGCTTCGGGATCATCGGCAACTCGTCGGGCCTGAACCACGCGATCAACGTCGCCGTGCAGGTCGCAGCCACTGACCTGACGGTTTTGATCACCGGTGAAAGCGGAAGCGGGAAAGAATCGTTTTCCAAGATCATCCACAGCCTCAGTTCTCGCAAGCACGGGCCCTTCATTGCCATCAACTGTGGCGCGATACCCGAGGGAACCATCGATTCGGAGCTGTTTGGCCATGAAAAAGGTGCATTCACCGGCGCCCTCGACGCGAGGAAAGGATATTTTGAAACGACTAACAGCGGCACGATCTTCCTCGACGAGGTAGGCGAAATGCCGCTCGGCACACAGGCGAGGTTGCTGCGCGTGCTGGAAAACGGGGAATATATCCGAGTGGGCTCGTCCAAAGTTTTAAAGACAAATGTCCGCGTGGTAGCGGCCACGAACGTGAATCTGCTGGACGCGGTGAACCATGGGAAGTTTCGTGAGGACTTGTATTACCGGTTGAACACGGTCCCCATTTACGTGCCGCCCCTGCGCGACCGTGGCGAGGACATTCTGCTGCTTTTCAGGAAGTTCACCAATGATTTCTCCGAGCGCTACCGCACCAAACCCGTGCGGCTGGATGCCGAAGCGCGCGATCTTTTGATCCAGTATTCATTTCCAGGCAATATCCGCCAGCTCAAAAACATCGCCGAACAGATCACCATTCTTGAAACAGATAAGGAACTGCCGATCAGCATCGAAACGCTGAACCATTACCTCAACCCCGTGCAGCCATCGAGCCGGAAGGCATTGGTGCCGCTGCGCTCGGGCGACGACAATGCGACTTCGTTTTCGGAGCGGGAGCTGTTATATAAAGTACTTTTCGATATGCGGCGCGACATGACGGAGTTGAAAAAGCTCGTCAGGAATGTGCTAGAAAATGAAAAATATGGCGGCGATATCCTGAAAGACCACCAGGAGCTGTTCAGCTCGCTCAACAACGCCGAGCCGGTAATCACCACGCCCACGCTCGAACCTGCCCGCCTGCTCTCGCCGCCTCCCTCGCGCACAGTGGACCTGGACCGCTATTCCGACGAGCGCGACGAAATAGAAGATGTGACGCACGTGACGGCCGAAGAAGAATCGCTTTCGCTGGAAGATAAAGAGAAGGAAATGATCATCAAGGCACTTCGCAAGAACAACAACAAGCGAAAATATGCCGCCAACGCATTGGGCATTTCCGAGCGTACGTTATACAGGAAGATTAAACAATACGACATTGAAGAATAG
- a CDS encoding LptE family protein: MKNRFHAALLAASGRKASWKMWALVLLICPVFMSGCGVYSFTGTNLSPDIKTFSVLNFTMGTAGGPADLPQRITEDLKEYFQRNTSLVSQPGGGDLVLEGSITGYDVTPAAPTANDQAGLNRLNVTVQVRYTNAKDETKNFDQSFTYYADFPQDQTLNQNEARLLPTIRENLVQQIFNKSAADW, encoded by the coding sequence TTGAAGAATAGATTTCATGCCGCGCTTCTTGCGGCATCCGGCCGGAAGGCCAGTTGGAAAATGTGGGCCCTGGTGCTGCTGATTTGCCCGGTTTTCATGTCGGGCTGCGGGGTGTACTCATTTACAGGCACCAACCTTTCGCCGGACATCAAGACATTCAGCGTGCTGAACTTCACCATGGGCACAGCGGGCGGGCCAGCCGACCTGCCGCAGCGCATTACGGAAGACCTGAAAGAGTATTTTCAAAGAAATACCAGCCTGGTAAGCCAGCCCGGCGGCGGCGACCTTGTGCTCGAAGGCTCCATAACCGGCTACGACGTAACGCCCGCCGCGCCGACGGCAAACGACCAGGCCGGCTTGAACCGCCTGAACGTGACGGTACAAGTGCGTTACACCAATGCAAAAGACGAGACGAAAAACTTTGATCAGTCGTTTACCTACTACGCCGACTTTCCTCAGGATCAGACACTTAACCAGAACGAAGCACGCCTTTTACCTACCATCCGAGAAAACCTCGTGCAACAGATTTTCAATAAATCCGCGGCCGACTGGTAG